One genomic segment of Vibrio sp. SCSIO 43136 includes these proteins:
- a CDS encoding 4-phosphoerythronate dehydrogenase codes for MKIVIDENMPYAEALFSQLGEVEMKPGRNLSAEDLVDVDALMIRSVTKVNQALLAKANKLKFIGTATAGFDHVDEQLLQQKGIYFTNAAGCNKVGVAEYVISVLMVLAQQHGFEIFDKKVGIVGAGQVGSYLAKCLEALGIDVLLNDPPKQIAGDKRTFSDLDSLLEQADVITLHTPITRTGEHSTYHLIDEARLNSMRSDQILINAARGPVVDNQALKQRLQKQDGFIAALDVFEFEPKVDLELLPLLAFATPHVAGYGLEGKARGTTMIFNAFCQYLQLDKTASADELLPVAPIPRVQLERDWDHTTLHNLTQLIYDVRQDDAQLRRELNKDGVSIPTAFDQMRKNYWDRREYSAITLVGGSDCRLEPLANLGFKIEVKNEPRI; via the coding sequence ATGAAAATAGTCATAGACGAAAACATGCCTTACGCCGAAGCGCTATTTAGCCAGCTCGGTGAAGTAGAAATGAAACCCGGTCGTAATTTGAGCGCCGAAGATCTTGTCGATGTTGATGCATTGATGATCCGCTCTGTGACTAAGGTGAACCAAGCGCTACTGGCTAAGGCCAATAAACTCAAATTTATTGGTACGGCAACGGCTGGTTTTGATCACGTGGATGAACAGCTTCTACAGCAGAAAGGGATATACTTTACCAATGCGGCGGGCTGTAACAAGGTCGGCGTAGCGGAGTACGTGATCAGCGTGTTGATGGTGCTTGCTCAGCAACACGGTTTTGAAATATTTGATAAGAAGGTTGGTATAGTCGGTGCTGGGCAAGTAGGAAGCTATTTAGCTAAGTGCCTAGAAGCATTGGGTATTGACGTGCTCCTTAATGACCCTCCTAAACAGATCGCCGGTGACAAACGCACTTTTAGTGACCTCGACAGCTTATTAGAGCAAGCGGATGTGATTACACTGCACACACCGATCACTCGCACTGGAGAGCATTCAACCTATCACTTGATTGATGAAGCTCGCTTGAACTCGATGCGAAGCGACCAAATTCTTATTAATGCCGCTCGCGGCCCAGTGGTCGATAATCAAGCGTTAAAACAACGTCTACAAAAGCAAGACGGTTTTATCGCCGCACTGGACGTGTTCGAGTTCGAACCCAAAGTTGATTTAGAGCTTTTGCCGCTCTTAGCTTTTGCGACTCCGCATGTTGCAGGCTATGGGTTAGAAGGTAAAGCTCGTGGTACAACGATGATTTTTAATGCATTTTGTCAATATCTACAGTTGGATAAAACAGCCAGTGCAGATGAGTTATTACCCGTTGCACCGATCCCACGAGTTCAGTTAGAAAGAGATTGGGATCACACAACACTGCACAATCTGACTCAGTTGATTTATGATGTGCGCCAAGATGATGCGCAGCTCCGACGAGAGCTCAACAAAGATGGTGTTTCTATCCCGACTGCATTTGACCAAATGCGCAAAAACTACTGGGATAGGAGAGAGTACAGCGCAATCACGCTAGTGGGAGGCAGTGACTGTCGATTAGAACCCCTAGCGAATTTAGGATTCAAAATTGAGGTGAAAAATGAGCCAAGAATTTAA
- a CDS encoding aspartate-semialdehyde dehydrogenase, whose product MSQEFNIAIFGATGAVGETMLEVLEERKFPVGELHLLASERSEGKTYRFNGKTIKVQNVENFDWSQVHIALFSAGGDLSEKWAPIAADEGVVVIDNTSHFRYDYDVPLVVPEVNPEAIAEFRNRNIIANPNCSTIQMLVALKPIHDEVGIERINVSTYQSVSGAGKAGIDELAGQTASLLNGRPAEEKAFSQQIAFNCLPQIDQFMDNGYTKEEMKMVWETQKIFNDPSIMVNPTCVRVPVFYGHAEAVHLETRSPIDADQVTQLLEQTDGIEVFHGQDFPTQVRDAGGKDHVLVGRIRNDISHHSGVNLWVVADNVRKGAATNAVQIAEVLIRDYF is encoded by the coding sequence ATGAGCCAAGAATTTAATATTGCGATTTTCGGTGCGACAGGTGCTGTGGGTGAAACCATGCTGGAAGTGCTTGAAGAGCGCAAGTTCCCTGTGGGTGAGCTGCATTTGCTAGCAAGTGAGCGCAGTGAAGGCAAAACCTATCGCTTCAATGGTAAAACCATCAAGGTTCAAAATGTAGAAAACTTTGACTGGTCACAAGTTCATATCGCTCTATTCTCGGCTGGCGGTGATCTGTCAGAAAAGTGGGCACCGATTGCAGCAGATGAAGGTGTGGTGGTTATCGATAACACCTCACACTTCCGTTACGACTACGACGTTCCTCTAGTAGTGCCTGAAGTGAACCCTGAAGCGATTGCAGAATTTCGTAACCGCAACATCATTGCTAACCCGAACTGTTCAACGATTCAGATGCTGGTGGCACTTAAGCCAATTCATGATGAAGTGGGCATTGAGCGTATTAACGTTTCAACTTACCAATCAGTTTCTGGTGCGGGCAAAGCGGGTATCGATGAGCTAGCAGGCCAAACGGCGTCTTTGCTGAATGGTCGTCCAGCAGAAGAAAAAGCATTTAGTCAGCAGATTGCGTTTAACTGTTTACCGCAAATCGATCAGTTCATGGACAATGGCTACACCAAAGAAGAGATGAAGATGGTTTGGGAGACCCAAAAGATCTTCAATGACCCTTCAATTATGGTTAACCCAACTTGTGTTCGTGTACCTGTGTTCTATGGCCATGCCGAAGCCGTTCATCTCGAAACTCGCTCACCAATCGATGCTGATCAAGTGACACAATTGCTTGAGCAAACGGATGGCATCGAAGTGTTCCACGGCCAAGATTTCCCAACTCAGGTGCGTGATGCGGGCGGAAAAGACCATGTTCTTGTTGGCCGTATCCGCAACGACATCAGCCACCACAGCGGTGTTAACCTGTGGGTTGTCGCAGACAATGTTCGTAAAGGTGCGGCAACCAACGCAGTACAAATTGCAGAAGTGCTGATCCGCGATTACTTCTAA
- a CDS encoding FimV/HubP family polar landmark protein, translated as MHHFLKHLLTPLLLVAITCISVVKAESIRIIGSNGEVTTSPQFSEQFEQAISTDEPSLFYGPTGAQETLWSIATALRPANNLSVQQTLLAIYRLNPQAFENQNIHLLESGSTLRVPSLEQVQSESTADAVRVMNAHQARLNPPAPQPQTAATAPASPRPAVRVIQQPQPKTESTQPATTQPEATPAAEPKPAQPAPAMVKKDDAQVDDLKQQLEVSETELSSLEEKNHQLRLMLSQVQGEVENLKTELDDEDRIRSEVEKLLAEERMKQMEEAKNAPTLMEQIMSNPLLLGALALIPGLLLGVIIVMLLGRKRNDDKQEQEPQQEATPPPVIPPQDDDIDDINLEDELIGDIDESDLNLDDEMFADDLLDGGDQEKDTAEDDVFGNLDDGDLDFNLDDDGDDDPFAGIGDDGELEAEIADLEESSNGISVDGDEKALGLDEMSAALDSIEPDDPEESTEADFDLSEEVSNDDIDALLASDEPTEDLESESLDQSMLDDLFAGVDTTETDDDLDFGTLLADEDPAASDEVTDDEDIDALFAQATAEQLASEAGEDNSAEAELLDELLEEADQPEPDATELLDEVIENEGEDVLGDTELLDELLAENSPTEEALEEEFDFNLDSEDDEVKTSVDPDSTDLLDSLIEADDEVADIELDESSTELLDEVLGESSVDEAFELDENSTDLLDDVLEVEEKAAVEGDSEDLLDNLIELDEEELQQAQASEEAFDFDEILNEQMAAEPEPEPEPEPEPEPEPEPEPEPEPEPEPEPEDFADQLIAEQSEQSVPNEEAAPKTSNDADDLLAEFGIDAQEATQEDDDIEVPETLVSEESSLSDDASDALVEEPTPEPSLESEVLSEESDLPAADEALEAEESVSAQDTSESEEFVAAPIEDPTTAFSLRGQEDEPLDILMGESPTELTDDQETEEDWQADAFTEEADQEEELKIPGTEGLDEALEQASDTAEPEPEPEPEPEPAGSSNEFGTPQEQDWDFDDVDLSVLDDTPSDIEPEPDLALDDLQTSEVQDVDTETEASELSSAFDTPELDDVDLGDFGEDDALAAISEEPITEAPVEPEAAPEFEIPELDEDALGEFGEDDALAAVAEEPITEALAEPEAAPEFEIPELDEDALGEFSEDDALAAVAEEPITEAPIEPEATPEFEIPELDEDALGEFGEDDALAAVAEEPITEALAEPETAPEFEIPELDEDALGEFSEDDVLAAVAEEPITEAPVVPEATPEFEIPELDEDALGEFGEDEALAAVAEEPITEAPVVPEATPEFEIPELDEDALGEFGEKDALAAVAEEPITEAPVVPEATPEFEIPELDEDALGDFGEDDALAAVAEEPITEALAEPEAAPDFEIPELDEDALGEFSEDDALAAVAEEPITEALAEPEAAPDFEIPELDEDALGEFSEDDALAAVAEEPITEAPVEPETTPDFEIPELDEDALGEFGEDEALAAVAEEPITEALTEPDFEIPELDEDVLGEFSEDDALAAVAEEPITEAPAEPEAAPEFEIPELDDEDLGDFDEADALAAAFEQPPAEPAKEPQVAAEPPVDSEIKAFDENETVAQLLDDSQPTAPSFDQPLDQDTIDSAGMDFEAMLDVGGEDWNGFNLTPEQQASISEEVPEDEQAAWQTSDLEEPQVAEEDWSQQPEMGTESGTQGFMSVDELMAQVEQEESQDIEKPDLDAQDLDLQVGLEEFPDVIGDVEPFDVDENGEAAGKLDLAKIYIEMNDPEGAIKLAEEAIVYGDDQVRKEAKALIDKLNGN; from the coding sequence ATGCACCATTTTCTCAAGCATCTGTTAACGCCCTTGCTTCTGGTGGCGATTACATGCATCTCTGTCGTAAAGGCAGAGTCCATCAGAATTATTGGTTCTAACGGGGAAGTTACGACTTCACCTCAATTTTCTGAACAATTTGAGCAAGCGATAAGTACAGACGAGCCGTCTTTATTTTACGGCCCAACAGGTGCTCAAGAGACCCTATGGTCAATCGCAACCGCTTTGCGTCCTGCCAATAATCTGAGCGTGCAGCAAACCTTGCTGGCGATTTATCGTCTAAACCCGCAAGCATTTGAGAATCAAAACATCCATTTGCTTGAAAGCGGCAGTACCCTGCGTGTTCCTTCGTTAGAACAAGTGCAATCGGAATCTACCGCCGATGCCGTGCGTGTGATGAATGCGCATCAAGCAAGACTTAACCCTCCAGCACCTCAACCGCAAACTGCAGCGACAGCTCCGGCAAGCCCGAGACCTGCGGTGCGTGTTATCCAGCAGCCGCAACCTAAGACAGAATCCACCCAACCTGCGACGACACAACCAGAAGCAACGCCAGCCGCTGAGCCAAAACCTGCTCAGCCAGCACCAGCAATGGTTAAAAAAGATGATGCTCAAGTGGATGATCTTAAACAGCAGTTGGAAGTTTCAGAGACCGAACTTAGCTCGCTGGAAGAGAAAAACCACCAGTTACGTTTGATGCTCTCTCAAGTCCAAGGTGAAGTTGAAAATCTGAAAACCGAATTGGATGACGAAGACCGTATTCGAAGCGAAGTAGAAAAGCTTCTCGCTGAAGAGCGAATGAAGCAAATGGAAGAGGCAAAGAATGCTCCAACCTTGATGGAGCAAATCATGTCAAACCCATTGCTACTGGGTGCCTTGGCTTTGATCCCTGGTCTACTACTTGGCGTGATTATCGTTATGCTGCTTGGTCGTAAGCGCAACGATGACAAACAGGAACAAGAGCCACAACAAGAAGCGACACCTCCGCCAGTCATCCCACCTCAAGATGATGATATTGATGATATTAACTTAGAAGATGAGTTGATCGGTGATATCGATGAAAGCGATCTTAATCTTGATGATGAGATGTTTGCTGATGATCTCCTTGATGGTGGTGATCAAGAAAAAGACACCGCTGAAGATGATGTGTTTGGCAACCTAGACGATGGGGATTTGGACTTCAATCTTGACGATGATGGTGACGATGACCCATTTGCAGGCATTGGGGATGACGGTGAGTTAGAAGCTGAAATTGCTGATCTTGAAGAGAGTAGCAATGGCATCAGCGTGGATGGCGATGAAAAAGCCCTTGGTCTAGATGAAATGTCAGCGGCGCTAGACTCGATTGAGCCTGATGACCCTGAAGAGTCCACAGAGGCTGATTTCGATCTCTCGGAAGAAGTGTCCAATGATGACATTGACGCACTTTTAGCATCCGATGAACCGACTGAGGACCTAGAGTCAGAGTCGCTTGATCAGTCCATGCTTGACGACCTCTTCGCTGGTGTAGATACCACTGAAACAGATGATGATCTCGACTTTGGTACTTTGCTTGCAGATGAAGACCCGGCCGCTTCCGATGAAGTGACCGACGACGAAGATATCGATGCGCTTTTTGCTCAAGCAACAGCGGAACAACTTGCCTCTGAAGCAGGCGAAGATAACTCAGCAGAAGCTGAACTGTTGGATGAACTGCTAGAAGAAGCTGACCAACCAGAGCCAGATGCAACCGAGCTTCTAGATGAAGTGATCGAAAACGAAGGTGAGGATGTTCTTGGAGACACCGAACTGCTCGACGAGTTGTTGGCAGAAAACTCACCAACGGAAGAAGCCTTAGAAGAAGAGTTTGACTTCAACCTCGATAGTGAGGATGACGAAGTAAAAACTAGCGTCGACCCAGACAGCACAGATCTACTTGATAGCTTGATTGAGGCGGACGACGAAGTCGCTGACATCGAACTTGATGAATCAAGCACCGAGTTGCTAGATGAAGTTTTAGGTGAATCTTCTGTAGATGAAGCATTTGAGCTCGATGAGAACAGCACCGACTTACTTGATGACGTATTAGAAGTTGAAGAGAAGGCTGCAGTCGAAGGTGATAGTGAAGATCTTCTCGATAATCTTATCGAGCTTGACGAAGAGGAGTTGCAGCAAGCTCAAGCGTCTGAAGAAGCGTTTGACTTTGATGAGATTTTGAACGAGCAAATGGCTGCAGAGCCAGAGCCAGAGCCAGAGCCAGAGCCAGAGCCAGAGCCAGAGCCAGAGCCAGAGCCAGAGCCAGAGCCAGAGCCAGAGCCAGAGCCAGAGGACTTCGCTGACCAGTTAATTGCAGAGCAATCTGAACAATCAGTGCCGAATGAAGAGGCGGCTCCTAAAACAAGCAATGATGCCGATGATCTGTTGGCAGAGTTTGGTATTGACGCTCAAGAAGCGACTCAGGAAGACGATGATATTGAAGTGCCAGAGACGCTCGTCAGCGAAGAATCTTCGCTGTCTGATGATGCCAGTGATGCCTTGGTTGAAGAGCCTACTCCAGAGCCAAGCTTGGAAAGCGAAGTTCTCTCTGAAGAGTCAGATCTGCCAGCAGCAGACGAAGCTTTAGAAGCAGAAGAGTCAGTTTCTGCACAGGATACTTCAGAGTCTGAAGAGTTTGTCGCAGCACCGATAGAAGACCCAACAACCGCATTTTCATTACGTGGTCAAGAAGATGAGCCATTGGATATTCTCATGGGAGAATCACCAACGGAGCTAACCGATGACCAAGAGACTGAGGAAGATTGGCAAGCCGATGCCTTTACTGAAGAAGCAGACCAAGAAGAAGAGTTAAAGATTCCAGGTACCGAAGGCTTGGATGAAGCTCTTGAGCAAGCCTCCGATACTGCAGAGCCAGAGCCAGAGCCAGAGCCAGAGCCAGAGCCAGCGGGTTCCTCAAACGAGTTTGGAACGCCACAGGAGCAAGATTGGGACTTCGATGATGTTGATTTGTCCGTACTTGATGACACACCGTCAGATATCGAACCGGAGCCAGATCTAGCACTGGATGATCTTCAGACATCCGAAGTTCAGGATGTCGATACTGAAACAGAAGCGTCCGAGCTTTCGTCAGCATTCGATACCCCTGAACTAGACGACGTTGATTTAGGTGATTTTGGTGAAGATGATGCTTTAGCGGCAATCTCAGAAGAGCCAATCACTGAAGCACCTGTAGAACCAGAAGCTGCGCCAGAGTTTGAAATTCCAGAACTGGATGAAGATGCATTGGGTGAATTTGGTGAAGATGATGCTCTAGCTGCAGTAGCAGAGGAGCCAATCACTGAAGCACTAGCAGAGCCAGAAGCCGCACCAGAGTTTGAAATTCCAGAGTTGGATGAAGATGCACTTGGCGAGTTTAGCGAAGATGACGCTCTAGCCGCGGTGGCAGAAGAGCCAATCACTGAAGCGCCAATAGAGCCAGAAGCTACGCCAGAGTTTGAAATTCCAGAACTGGATGAAGATGCACTGGGTGAATTTGGTGAAGATGATGCTCTAGCTGCAGTAGCAGAGGAGCCAATCACTGAAGCACTAGCAGAGCCAGAAACCGCGCCAGAGTTTGAAATTCCAGAGTTGGATGAAGATGCACTTGGCGAGTTTAGCGAAGATGACGTTTTAGCTGCGGTAGCAGAAGAGCCAATCACTGAAGCGCCAGTAGTACCAGAAGCTACGCCGGAGTTTGAAATTCCAGAACTGGATGAAGATGCACTGGGTGAATTTGGTGAAGATGAAGCTCTAGCTGCAGTAGCAGAGGAGCCAATCACTGAAGCGCCAGTAGTGCCAGAAGCTACGCCAGAGTTTGAAATTCCAGAACTGGATGAAGATGCACTGGGTGAATTTGGTGAAAAGGACGCTTTAGCTGCGGTAGCAGAAGAGCCAATCACTGAAGCGCCAGTAGTGCCAGAAGCTACGCCAGAGTTTGAAATTCCAGAACTGGATGAAGATGCACTGGGTGATTTTGGTGAAGATGATGCTCTAGCTGCAGTAGCAGAGGAGCCAATCACTGAAGCACTAGCAGAGCCAGAAGCAGCGCCAGATTTTGAAATTCCAGAGTTGGATGAAGATGCACTTGGCGAGTTTAGCGAAGATGACGCTTTAGCTGCAGTAGCAGAGGAGCCAATCACTGAAGCACTAGCAGAGCCGGAGGCAGCGCCAGATTTTGAAATTCCAGAGTTGGATGAAGATGCACTTGGCGAGTTTAGCGAAGATGACGCTTTAGCTGCGGTAGCAGAAGAGCCAATCACTGAAGCGCCAGTAGAGCCAGAAACTACGCCAGATTTTGAAATTCCAGAACTGGATGAAGATGCACTGGGTGAGTTTGGTGAAGATGAAGCTCTAGCTGCAGTAGCAGAGGAGCCAATCACTGAAGCACTAACGGAGCCAGATTTTGAAATTCCAGAGTTGGATGAAGATGTACTTGGCGAGTTTAGCGAAGATGACGCTTTAGCTGCGGTAGCAGAAGAACCAATCACTGAAGCGCCAGCAGAGCCAGAAGCAGCACCAGAGTTTGAAATTCCAGAGCTGGATGATGAAGACCTAGGTGACTTTGATGAAGCTGATGCATTGGCCGCAGCTTTTGAACAACCACCTGCTGAGCCGGCAAAAGAGCCGCAGGTGGCCGCTGAACCTCCAGTAGATTCTGAGATCAAGGCATTTGATGAAAATGAAACCGTAGCGCAGCTGCTTGATGATAGTCAGCCAACCGCTCCGAGCTTTGATCAGCCGCTAGACCAAGACACCATCGATAGTGCGGGTATGGACTTTGAGGCCATGCTTGATGTGGGGGGTGAAGACTGGAACGGCTTTAATCTGACTCCAGAGCAGCAAGCCTCTATCTCTGAGGAAGTGCCAGAAGACGAGCAAGCAGCATGGCAAACTTCTGACCTAGAAGAGCCACAAGTGGCTGAAGAAGACTGGTCACAGCAACCTGAGATGGGCACAGAGTCAGGAACACAAGGCTTTATGAGTGTTGATGAACTTATGGCTCAGGTCGAACAGGAAGAGTCGCAAGATATTGAAAAGCCTGACCTTGATGCGCAAGACTTAGATTTGCAAGTCGGCCTTGAAGAGTTCCCAGATGTCATTGGTGATGTAGAACCATTCGATGTGGATGAAAATGGCGAAGCGGCAGGTAAACTCGACTTAGCTAAGATCTACATTGAAATGAATGACCCTGAAGGCGCAATCAAGCTAGCTGAAGAGGCAATTGTCTACGGCGACGACCAAGTTCGCAAAGAAGCCAAAGCACTAATTGATAAGTTGAATGGGAATTAG
- the truA gene encoding tRNA pseudouridine(38-40) synthase TruA, with the protein MRIALGIEYDGAKYYGWQRQREVKSVQEHLEKALSKIANHPVEVQCAGRTDAGVHGTGQVVHFDTTATRKMVAWTMGANTNMPKDIAVRWAKEVPEEFHARFTATARRYRYVIYNHAYRPGILSSGVSHYHGDLDVTKMHEAAQYLLGENDFTSFRAAHCQSRSPWRNMMHINVTRHGHYVVIDIKANAFVHHMVRNITGSLITVGRGEQSPEWIKWLLEAKDRKLASATAKAEGLYLVDVDYPAEFELPREPLGPLFLPQELVSDPSQ; encoded by the coding sequence ATGCGCATAGCGTTAGGTATCGAATATGATGGTGCGAAATACTACGGTTGGCAGCGTCAGCGTGAAGTGAAAAGTGTTCAAGAGCACTTAGAAAAAGCCCTATCTAAAATTGCCAATCATCCTGTTGAAGTCCAATGTGCTGGTCGCACAGACGCAGGGGTTCACGGCACGGGGCAAGTGGTGCACTTCGATACTACCGCAACTCGTAAAATGGTGGCGTGGACTATGGGTGCGAACACCAACATGCCCAAAGACATTGCTGTGCGTTGGGCGAAAGAAGTGCCAGAAGAGTTTCATGCGCGCTTTACCGCAACCGCACGCCGTTATCGCTACGTCATCTACAACCATGCTTACCGCCCAGGAATCTTGTCCTCAGGTGTCAGTCATTATCATGGTGATCTAGACGTAACCAAGATGCACGAAGCAGCGCAATATCTGCTTGGTGAAAATGACTTTACCTCATTCCGCGCTGCCCATTGCCAGTCTCGCAGTCCGTGGCGTAACATGATGCACATCAACGTAACTCGCCATGGTCACTACGTGGTGATAGATATCAAAGCCAATGCGTTTGTGCACCACATGGTGCGTAATATTACGGGTAGCCTGATCACTGTGGGCCGCGGCGAACAGTCGCCAGAATGGATCAAATGGCTGCTAGAAGCGAAAGACCGAAAATTGGCATCAGCAACTGCAAAAGCAGAAGGTTTATACCTTGTTGATGTGGATTATCCAGCCGAATTTGAATTGCCTCGTGAGCCACTCGGGCCGCTGTTTTTGCCTCAAGAACTTGTATCAGACCCAAGCCAATAA
- the accD gene encoding acetyl-CoA carboxylase, carboxyltransferase subunit beta codes for MSWLEKIFNKSSIASSRKASIPEGVWTKCTSCEQVLYHAELERNLQVCPKCDHHMRMSARRRLETFLDEGNRVELATDLEPQDKLKFKDSKRYKDRISAAQKNSGEKDAIVVMQGELLGMPIVACSFEFAFMGGSMGSVVGARFVKAVEAAMENNCGLVCFSASGGARMQEALMSLMQMAKTSAALERLSAKGLPFISVMTDPTMGGVSASLAMLGDINIGEPKALIGFAGRRVIEQTVREDLPEGFQRSEFLLEHGAIDMIVDRREMRQRIGGLIAKMTNHESPMVVSVDDSPKEAEYEVPVADEKE; via the coding sequence ATGAGTTGGCTTGAAAAAATTTTCAATAAAAGCAGTATCGCAAGTTCACGTAAAGCGTCTATCCCTGAAGGGGTTTGGACCAAATGTACTTCATGTGAGCAAGTGCTTTACCACGCTGAGCTAGAGCGTAACCTACAAGTTTGTCCTAAATGTGATCATCACATGCGCATGAGTGCGCGTCGTCGTCTTGAGACTTTCCTTGATGAAGGTAACCGTGTCGAGCTGGCCACGGATCTTGAGCCACAAGACAAGCTAAAATTCAAAGATTCAAAGCGTTACAAAGATCGTATTTCAGCGGCACAGAAAAATAGTGGCGAAAAAGATGCGATTGTTGTTATGCAAGGTGAACTATTAGGCATGCCGATCGTAGCATGTTCTTTTGAGTTTGCTTTCATGGGGGGCTCTATGGGCTCAGTTGTTGGTGCTCGCTTTGTAAAAGCAGTAGAAGCAGCAATGGAAAACAACTGTGGTCTCGTTTGTTTCTCTGCTAGTGGTGGTGCTCGTATGCAAGAGGCGTTGATGTCTCTAATGCAAATGGCAAAAACCAGCGCAGCGCTAGAGCGTTTGTCAGCAAAAGGCTTGCCGTTCATCTCTGTGATGACTGACCCAACCATGGGTGGTGTGTCTGCAAGTTTGGCGATGCTAGGTGATATCAATATCGGTGAGCCTAAAGCTCTAATTGGTTTCGCTGGTCGTCGTGTTATCGAACAAACGGTTCGTGAAGACCTTCCTGAAGGCTTCCAACGCAGTGAGTTCCTACTAGAGCACGGTGCGATTGATATGATCGTTGATCGCCGTGAAATGCGCCAACGTATCGGTGGTTTGATTGCTAAAATGACCAACCACGAGTCACCAATGGTCGTTTCTGTGGACGATTCTCCAAAAGAAGCAGAATACGAAGTACCAGTTGCTGACGAAAAAGAGTAA
- the folC gene encoding bifunctional tetrahydrofolate synthase/dihydrofolate synthase, with the protein MNQQTNPQATSPLSVWLDYLENIHTSAIDLGLDRVSKVATDADLTKPAPTVITVAGTNGKGSTCALMEAILLDAGYKVGVYSSPHLVRYTERVRINGDELAEAKHSQAFSFIEQQRGETSLSFFEYGTLAALRLFQTEQVEVVLLEVGLGGRLDATNVVDHDVSVITSLAVDHVDWLGDDINVIGFEKAGIFRGGKPAVCGQPKAPHTVAAHADDIGATLHQVGIQFEYEQTGELWNWRSGAFSLEALPVPQLPLPNAATALMALACAELDITDINIIKGLENARLEGRMQKLCDQPTVLLDVAHNPHSAEYLVKRLTEQYPDQTLHVVVAMLHDKDIAATLDVLSELRPNWYPSSLTGPRAATAQTLVEHLSNVDTTFDTPAQAFDAAMTAAQTQDVVVVVGSFHTVGAVLSHWDSGKEKHGK; encoded by the coding sequence ATGAATCAACAAACCAATCCTCAAGCCACATCGCCTCTATCGGTGTGGCTTGATTATTTAGAAAACATCCATACTAGCGCCATCGACCTAGGACTTGATCGAGTCTCTAAGGTTGCCACTGACGCTGATCTCACCAAACCTGCCCCTACCGTTATCACTGTCGCTGGGACCAATGGCAAGGGTTCTACCTGTGCATTGATGGAAGCTATCTTACTGGACGCTGGCTACAAAGTTGGAGTGTACAGTTCCCCGCATCTCGTCCGTTATACAGAACGCGTGCGAATCAATGGTGATGAGCTTGCCGAAGCCAAACACAGCCAGGCTTTTAGCTTCATCGAACAGCAACGTGGTGAAACCAGTTTGAGCTTTTTCGAATATGGAACTCTGGCCGCACTACGTCTATTCCAAACCGAACAAGTGGAAGTGGTATTGCTAGAAGTTGGCTTGGGTGGTCGATTGGATGCAACCAATGTTGTTGATCATGATGTGTCGGTCATCACCAGCCTGGCGGTCGATCACGTAGATTGGCTCGGCGATGATATTAATGTTATCGGCTTTGAAAAAGCGGGCATCTTCCGTGGAGGTAAGCCCGCTGTATGTGGTCAGCCTAAAGCGCCTCACACGGTTGCAGCGCACGCTGATGATATTGGCGCAACCTTGCATCAAGTGGGCATTCAGTTCGAATACGAGCAAACCGGAGAGCTTTGGAATTGGCGATCAGGTGCTTTTAGTTTAGAAGCACTGCCTGTACCACAACTGCCGCTACCTAACGCGGCAACAGCACTAATGGCATTAGCTTGCGCTGAGCTTGATATTACAGATATCAATATCATTAAAGGCTTGGAAAATGCTCGTCTCGAAGGGCGTATGCAAAAATTGTGTGACCAGCCGACAGTATTGCTAGACGTGGCGCACAACCCGCACTCGGCTGAGTATTTGGTCAAACGCCTGACGGAGCAATACCCAGATCAAACACTGCACGTGGTAGTAGCCATGCTTCATGATAAGGATATCGCAGCTACGCTAGATGTTCTGTCTGAACTTCGCCCAAATTGGTATCCATCAAGCTTAACTGGCCCACGAGCGGCAACAGCGCAAACTTTAGTTGAGCATTTATCTAACGTAGACACGACGTTTGACACGCCAGCACAAGCTTTTGACGCTGCGATGACAGCAGCTCAGACACAAGATGTTGTTGTGGTTGTCGGGTCTTTTCATACCGTAGGTGCGGTGCTATCGCACTGGGACAGTGGCAAGGAGAAACATGGCAAGTAA